One Podarcis raffonei isolate rPodRaf1 chromosome 3, rPodRaf1.pri, whole genome shotgun sequence genomic region harbors:
- the RSPH9 gene encoding radial spoke head protein 9 homolog isoform X3, which produces MDAETLPYALDLVASSGVCLSPEKRAALRNSLLLVRRDYRFEQVRLWGRIQGTRGAYYIAEGVGPDRAGARSRLYSLNCVEWSLLPPPNEEFTALTSVLKGRFQGDPSYEYEHYEKKEEGERPYEEEATNLIKEEVRLVSAIDQIDKAVGIVPRGAYIKSPLGPVHENRNFEGLSLVEAKKLSSYFHFTEPVNLKNKTLLEKADLDPAIDFLDSLEHDIPKG; this is translated from the exons ATGGATGCTGAGACGCTGCCCTACGCGCTGGACCTGGTGGCGAGCAGCGGCGTGTGCCTGAGCCCGGAGAAGCGCGCGGCCCTGCGGAACTCGCTGCTGCTGGTGCGCCGGGACTACCGCTTCGAGCAAGTCCGCCTGTGGGGCCGCATCCAGGGCACCCGAGGAGCCTACTACATCGCCGAGGGCGTGGGGCCCGACAGGGCGGGGGCCAGAAGCCGCCTCTACAG CTTGAATTGTGTGGAATGGAGCCTTCTGCCACCTCCTAATGAGGAATTTACTGCACTGACTTCAGTGCTAAAGGGACGTTTCCAAGGGGACCCATCCTATGAATATGAACACTatgagaagaaagaagaaggtgAGAGACCATATGAAGAGGAAGCAACA AACTTGATCAAGGAAGAAGTACGTCTTGTATCTGCAATAGATCAGATAGATAAAGCAGTGGGTATTGTTCCACGGGGTGCCTATATAAAGTCACCACTGGGACCTGTGCATGAAAACAGAAACTTTGAAG GTCTGTCTTTGGTGGAGGCTAAAAAATTAAGCTCATATTTCCATTTCACTGAGCCTGTAAATTTGAAGAACAAAACTCTCCTGGAGAAAGCTGACCTGGACCCTGCCATTGACTTCCTGGATTCACTTGAACATGATATTCCTAAAG